The following proteins are co-located in the Methanomicrobiales archaeon genome:
- a CDS encoding ChaB family protein: MPPPYRNEEDLPYLIRQELPEHAREIWMEAANSAWEQYRDPESRRDPGESREEVTYKVAWAAVKQEYEKDESSGEWKRKEMG; the protein is encoded by the coding sequence ATGCCACCACCGTACAGGAACGAAGAGGATCTGCCCTATCTCATACGGCAGGAACTGCCCGAACACGCCCGGGAGATCTGGATGGAGGCCGCAAACTCCGCGTGGGAGCAGTACAGGGATCCGGAATCGAGGCGGGATCCGGGCGAGTCGCGCGAGGAGGTCACCTACAAGGTCGCCTGGGCTGCCGTGAAGCAGGAGTACGAGAAGGACGAATCCAGCGGCGAGTGGAAGCGGAAGGAGATGGGCTGA
- a CDS encoding dienelactone hydrolase family protein has translation MPGRVRMEVMGSTLEATVQHVVLEPVHGRPYRPLAIQTDRGSVHCRYYDAGGSERGVVMVGGAGGGFDSPARNLYPRLSEDLRERGIRCLRVRYRHPAYLGEAALDTVLGVRFLKRQGVRSVGLIGHSLGGAAVVQAAAADPAVRTIVTLSTQCFGAEPLARMPADVPVLLIHGGADRVLPPCCSEAARDLARGRASLILYEGAGHALREAASHVYADVRSWILQHLR, from the coding sequence ATGCCGGGACGGGTGCGGATGGAGGTGATGGGGTCGACACTCGAGGCGACGGTGCAGCACGTCGTGCTGGAGCCCGTGCACGGCAGACCCTACCGCCCGCTGGCAATCCAGACCGACAGGGGGAGCGTCCACTGCCGGTACTACGACGCCGGGGGGTCCGAGCGGGGAGTGGTCATGGTCGGGGGTGCGGGCGGCGGATTCGACTCCCCTGCGAGGAACCTCTACCCCCGCCTCAGCGAGGATCTGCGGGAGAGGGGTATCCGCTGCCTTCGGGTCCGCTACCGCCATCCCGCCTATCTGGGAGAGGCGGCGCTGGATACCGTACTGGGTGTCCGATTCCTGAAGCGTCAGGGCGTCCGCTCCGTGGGGCTGATCGGCCACTCCCTGGGCGGCGCCGCGGTCGTGCAGGCGGCGGCGGCCGATCCCGCCGTCCGCACCATCGTCACCCTCTCGACGCAGTGTTTCGGGGCCGAACCGCTTGCCCGCATGCCCGCGGATGTGCCTGTCCTGCTGATCCACGGCGGTGCGGACCGTGTGCTGCCCCCCTGCTGTTCGGAGGCCGCCAGGGATCTGGCCCGCGGGCGTGCGTCCCTGATCCTCTACGAGGGAGCGGGGCACGCGCTCCGGGAAGCCGCCTCTCATGTGTATGCGGACGTGCGGAGCTGGATCCTGCAGCACCTGCGGTGA
- a CDS encoding N-acetyltransferase: MEYITWGGKIVQITVRPAGIRDIETIAENNRAMARETEGRELDPPIVRRGVEAVIRDPARGFYLLAEHEGEVVGQCMVTFEWSDWRCGTFWWIQSVYVRGEWRRRGIFRRLFGTLAAQARSRPDVAGLRLYVRRENRAAQAAYRSAGMEETRYAMFETVFQRGDPASPPHGHAGRDPVDAPPPARSGIC; encoded by the coding sequence GTGGAATACATCACCTGGGGAGGCAAGATCGTGCAGATCACCGTACGGCCCGCCGGAATCCGGGACATCGAGACCATTGCAGAGAACAACCGCGCCATGGCCCGGGAGACGGAGGGGCGGGAGCTGGATCCGCCCATCGTGCGGAGAGGAGTGGAGGCGGTCATCCGGGACCCCGCACGGGGATTCTACCTGCTGGCGGAGCACGAGGGGGAGGTCGTGGGCCAGTGCATGGTCACCTTTGAGTGGAGCGACTGGCGATGCGGCACCTTCTGGTGGATCCAGAGCGTCTACGTGCGCGGGGAGTGGCGGCGCAGGGGGATCTTCCGGCGGCTCTTCGGCACGCTGGCGGCCCAGGCGCGGTCGCGCCCCGATGTGGCGGGATTGCGGCTCTACGTGCGGCGGGAGAACCGCGCTGCACAGGCCGCCTACCGGAGCGCCGGCATGGAGGAGACCCGGTACGCGATGTTCGAAACCGTCTTCCAGCGGGGCGATCCGGCATCTCCGCCCCACGGGCATGCGGGACGCGATCCCGTGGACGCACCTCCCCCCGCACGTTCCGGCATATGCTGA
- a CDS encoding NAD(P)-dependent oxidoreductase — protein sequence MQAGFIGLGHLGTAMARRLIAEGVDLVVWNRTREKALGLGVPVADSPGDLISRVDLVFLNLFDSRAVGEVLSAEDGILSGDCRGRLIVDTTTNHFDRVPEFYASVRGQGAEYLEAPVLGSVVPASQGALTILVSGDAAAYERAEPFLKRLGKSIFYLGEPGLATRMKLVNNLVLGSFMATLAEAVAFGEAAGVERERVVAILLAGAGNCGVLAAKKDKLIAEDFSTHFSSALIYKDLHYLQDLARTLKRPLFTGSVAKELFGMAHARGLEHLDFSAIYTVLREY from the coding sequence ATGCAGGCAGGATTCATCGGCCTCGGGCATCTGGGAACGGCGATGGCGCGGAGGCTCATCGCCGAGGGAGTCGATCTGGTGGTCTGGAACCGAACCCGTGAGAAGGCGCTGGGTCTGGGCGTTCCGGTGGCGGACAGCCCGGGCGATCTGATATCCCGCGTCGACCTGGTGTTTCTGAACCTCTTCGACAGCCGGGCGGTCGGCGAGGTCCTCTCCGCCGAGGACGGGATTCTCTCAGGCGACTGCAGGGGCAGACTCATCGTGGACACCACGACCAACCACTTCGATCGGGTCCCCGAGTTCTACGCAAGCGTCCGCGGGCAGGGCGCCGAGTACCTGGAGGCCCCGGTCCTCGGCAGCGTGGTCCCGGCTTCCCAGGGGGCGCTCACCATCCTCGTGAGCGGGGATGCGGCCGCATACGAGCGGGCCGAGCCGTTCCTGAAGCGGCTGGGAAAGAGCATCTTCTACCTGGGGGAACCGGGGCTCGCCACGCGCATGAAGCTGGTCAACAACCTCGTGCTGGGTTCGTTCATGGCGACGCTCGCAGAAGCGGTTGCCTTCGGGGAGGCCGCGGGCGTGGAGCGGGAGAGGGTCGTCGCGATCCTGCTCGCGGGTGCGGGAAACTGCGGTGTGCTCGCCGCCAAGAAGGACAAACTGATCGCGGAGGACTTCTCGACCCACTTCTCTTCCGCCCTCATCTACAAGGACCTGCACTACCTCCAGGATCTCGCACGGACGCTGAAGAGGCCGCTCTTTACGGGCAGCGTCGCGAAGGAGCTCTTCGGCATGGCGCACGCGCGGGGGCTCGAACACCTGGACTTCTCGGCCATCTACACCGTGCTGAGGGAGTACTGA
- a CDS encoding cyclophilin-like fold protein has translation MPTGIRIRIGNVSLEGQLADTPAAAEIARRLPIEAAPREWGDEFYFEIPVDLPSDETATTAVDVGDIGYWPPGRALAIFFGPTPMSSGNRPVPASAVNVVGRVTGDAALLRQAKGADRIRLERA, from the coding sequence ATGCCTACAGGAATCCGCATCCGCATCGGAAACGTCTCCCTGGAGGGGCAGCTCGCCGACACCCCCGCCGCCGCCGAGATCGCCCGCCGCCTTCCCATCGAGGCGGCGCCCCGCGAGTGGGGCGACGAGTTCTACTTCGAGATCCCCGTGGATCTGCCGTCCGACGAGACCGCGACTACAGCCGTGGACGTCGGGGACATCGGCTACTGGCCGCCGGGACGGGCGCTTGCCATCTTCTTCGGCCCCACACCGATGAGCAGCGGGAACCGCCCCGTGCCGGCGAGCGCCGTGAACGTGGTCGGGCGGGTGACGGGGGACGCGGCGCTGCTGCGGCAGGCGAAGGGCGCCGACCGGATACGGCTGGAACGCGCCTGA
- a CDS encoding PaaI family thioesterase yields the protein MEDPTQFFEKDNFAREAGIELLETGPGRARVRMEIADRHKNSHGTVHGGAIFTLADAAFALASNSHGIPAAAINAHISYMKSARSGTLYADAEEFSANPKLATYVVRVTDAAGERIAIFQGMVYRRTPGRSP from the coding sequence ATGGAGGATCCGACGCAGTTCTTCGAGAAGGACAACTTTGCCCGGGAAGCCGGCATCGAGCTCCTGGAGACGGGTCCCGGAAGGGCCCGGGTGCGGATGGAGATCGCGGACAGGCACAAGAACAGCCACGGAACAGTCCACGGCGGGGCGATCTTCACCCTCGCGGATGCCGCATTCGCCCTGGCATCCAACTCCCACGGGATCCCGGCCGCGGCGATCAACGCCCACATCTCCTACATGAAATCCGCCCGTTCGGGGACGCTCTACGCCGATGCCGAGGAGTTCTCGGCGAACCCGAAGCTCGCCACCTACGTCGTGAGGGTGACCGACGCCGCCGGGGAGAGGATTGCCATCTTCCAGGGGATGGTCTACCGCAGGACCCCGGGCCGATCGCCCTGA
- a CDS encoding ATP-dependent DNA ligase: protein MEFSRLVQYLEELEATASRNRMVSLLAEMLRESMADEIGTVCYLVLGEIAPGYSGLFMGLGERLVQAAIALAFGLDEGEVAKKKAVGDWGDVAFRVGGDQKPVRPDLPPFPFPLTVVDVHRGFLQIAQAKGGGARDAKVRILAAMLAGSSPRERRYLVRLATGEMRLGVGDMTVLDALAEAYLGSRKERRALEHAYNITSDIGLVARTLKEKGVSGVEALGISLFRPIQPMLAQRIGRLSDIPAKMHSEYVSVEEKYDGERIQAHKQEDEIRLFSRRLNDVTAQFPDVAEQVRTHVRAESAILDGEVVAYDIGKGVYYPFQQLMQRRRKYRVEEYAVRYPVRYMVFDLLYREGESRLTDPFPVRREVLEQTIENGDYIAVTRRIVAKELDRIEEFFLDCIERGLEGILIKSCAEDSRYQAGSRAWQWIKWKRSYGTELTDTLDLAVVGAYDGRGRRAGTYGSLLCAAYHHEADIFQTVCRLGTGFSDAELQALPQRLADAATATKPARLMVRRQAEPDHYIVPKHVLEVLGSEITQSPIHTCGWDEREQRGLSLRFPRFVRWREDRAAEEATTVEEVERMYREQGEAAEHAEGRKD from the coding sequence GTGGAATTCTCCCGTCTGGTGCAGTACCTGGAAGAGCTGGAGGCGACCGCATCCCGCAACCGCATGGTCTCCCTCCTGGCAGAGATGCTCCGGGAGAGCATGGCGGACGAGATCGGCACCGTCTGCTACCTGGTCCTGGGGGAGATCGCGCCGGGCTACTCCGGCCTGTTCATGGGCCTCGGGGAGCGCCTCGTTCAGGCGGCCATCGCTCTAGCATTCGGCCTGGACGAGGGGGAGGTGGCGAAGAAGAAAGCGGTCGGCGACTGGGGTGATGTTGCCTTCCGGGTCGGCGGGGACCAGAAGCCTGTCCGCCCCGATCTTCCGCCCTTCCCGTTTCCCCTCACCGTCGTGGACGTGCACCGCGGATTCCTCCAGATCGCGCAGGCAAAAGGGGGCGGTGCCCGCGATGCGAAGGTACGGATCCTGGCCGCGATGCTGGCGGGGTCCAGCCCGCGGGAGAGGCGCTACCTCGTCCGCCTGGCGACCGGGGAGATGCGGCTCGGGGTGGGGGACATGACCGTCCTTGATGCGCTCGCGGAGGCGTACCTGGGGTCGCGGAAGGAGCGCCGGGCGCTCGAGCACGCTTACAACATCACCTCGGATATCGGGCTCGTGGCACGGACACTGAAGGAGAAGGGAGTCTCGGGAGTGGAGGCCCTCGGGATCTCGCTCTTCCGCCCCATCCAGCCCATGCTCGCCCAGCGGATCGGCAGGCTCTCGGATATTCCGGCAAAGATGCACTCGGAGTACGTCTCCGTGGAAGAGAAGTACGACGGGGAGCGGATCCAGGCCCACAAGCAGGAGGACGAGATCCGACTCTTCTCCCGCCGGCTGAACGATGTGACGGCGCAGTTTCCGGATGTCGCCGAGCAGGTGAGGACACACGTCCGTGCGGAGTCCGCGATCCTGGATGGGGAGGTGGTCGCCTATGATATCGGAAAGGGGGTGTATTACCCCTTCCAGCAGCTGATGCAGCGGAGGAGGAAGTACCGCGTGGAGGAGTACGCCGTGCGGTATCCGGTCCGCTACATGGTCTTCGACCTCCTCTACAGGGAGGGGGAGTCCCGCCTGACGGATCCTTTCCCGGTGCGGCGGGAGGTCCTGGAGCAGACGATAGAGAACGGCGACTATATCGCCGTCACCCGGCGGATCGTAGCAAAAGAGCTCGACCGGATCGAGGAGTTCTTCCTGGACTGCATCGAGCGCGGTCTGGAGGGGATCCTGATCAAGTCCTGCGCCGAAGACTCCCGCTACCAGGCCGGCTCCCGCGCATGGCAGTGGATCAAGTGGAAGCGCAGCTACGGCACGGAGCTGACGGACACCCTGGATCTTGCTGTTGTGGGGGCATACGACGGGCGGGGGAGGCGGGCGGGCACCTACGGATCCCTCCTCTGCGCCGCCTACCACCATGAAGCGGACATCTTCCAGACCGTCTGCAGGCTGGGGACGGGATTCTCGGATGCGGAGCTGCAGGCGCTGCCGCAGAGGCTTGCCGACGCGGCGACCGCAACGAAACCCGCCCGCCTCATGGTCCGGCGGCAGGCGGAGCCGGACCACTATATCGTCCCGAAGCACGTTCTTGAGGTGCTGGGTTCGGAGATCACCCAGAGCCCGATCCATACCTGCGGGTGGGACGAGCGGGAGCAGCGGGGTCTCTCCCTCCGCTTCCCCCGGTTCGTGCGGTGGCGGGAGGATCGGGCGGCGGAGGAGGCGACCACGGTCGAGGAGGTCGAGCGCATGTACCGGGAGCAGGGCGAGGCGGCAGAGCATGCAGAAGGCAGGAAGGATTAG
- the polX gene encoding DNA polymerase/3'-5' exonuclease PolX: protein MQKAGRIRNSEVAGILYEIADLLQIKGVPFKPRAYRRAAQAIETLPEDITTVCERGQLEEIPGVGESIAEKIEEILKFGRLAYLETLRRELPAGVEELTKVEGLGPKRALLLNKKLKIRTLDELEAAARSGKIRGLPGFGKKSEENILLSLERAKKVGHRYLLGYILPIAQDIQRRMEESGTVSTISLTGSIRRRKETIGDVDILAVSPDPERAMEAFLGISGIAQVLARGTTKSSIVLTNGLHVDLRVVGRDSYGAALQYFTGSREHNIRLRELAIERDWKLSEYGLIERSTGAVIAAESEEEIYSALGLAYIEPELREDRGEIDAAREGRLPDLVRYGDVRGDLHVHTSWSEGSNTIEEMAEAARSLGYEYIAICDHTKALPVARGLTEEEIREQMREIERLNRRLDGFTVLAGVEGNIDRGGKLDIDTAVLRDLDVVVASVHSGFKQSEAEMTERLLTAMHNEHVDIIGHPTGRLIHQREPYPIDLARIFAAASELGTLLEINAFPRRLDLSDVNCQRAREQGVRLSIGSDAHNRSNLRYMEFGVATARRGWLEKKDVVNTLPLQDLRALLARGR, encoded by the coding sequence ATGCAGAAGGCAGGAAGGATTAGGAACAGCGAGGTGGCGGGGATCCTCTACGAGATCGCCGATCTTCTCCAGATCAAGGGGGTCCCCTTCAAGCCCCGTGCATACCGCCGGGCCGCCCAGGCGATCGAGACGCTTCCGGAGGACATCACGACCGTCTGCGAGCGCGGGCAGCTCGAGGAGATTCCCGGGGTCGGCGAGAGCATCGCGGAGAAGATCGAGGAGATCCTCAAGTTCGGCCGCCTCGCCTATTTGGAGACGCTGCGCAGGGAGCTTCCCGCGGGAGTCGAGGAGCTCACGAAGGTGGAGGGGCTCGGCCCGAAACGAGCCCTCCTGCTCAACAAAAAACTGAAGATCCGCACCCTGGACGAGCTCGAGGCGGCGGCGCGATCGGGAAAGATCCGCGGCCTGCCGGGGTTCGGGAAGAAGTCGGAGGAGAACATCCTCCTCTCCCTGGAGCGGGCGAAGAAGGTCGGGCACCGCTACCTTCTCGGCTACATCCTCCCGATCGCGCAGGACATCCAGCGGCGGATGGAAGAGTCCGGTACCGTCTCGACGATCAGCCTCACGGGATCGATCCGCCGCCGCAAGGAGACCATCGGCGACGTGGACATCCTGGCGGTCTCCCCGGATCCGGAACGGGCCATGGAGGCGTTCCTGGGAATCTCCGGCATCGCCCAGGTGCTGGCCCGGGGCACGACCAAGAGCAGCATCGTCCTCACGAACGGCCTCCACGTCGATCTCCGGGTGGTCGGGAGGGATAGTTACGGCGCCGCCCTCCAGTACTTCACGGGCTCCAGAGAGCACAACATCCGTCTCCGCGAGCTGGCAATCGAGCGGGACTGGAAACTCTCGGAGTACGGGCTGATCGAGCGGAGCACGGGGGCGGTGATCGCCGCGGAGAGCGAGGAGGAGATCTACAGCGCCCTTGGGCTGGCATACATCGAGCCGGAGCTGCGCGAGGATCGCGGGGAGATCGACGCCGCACGGGAGGGGCGGCTGCCGGATCTCGTCCGGTACGGTGACGTGAGAGGGGATCTCCATGTGCACACCTCGTGGAGCGAGGGGAGCAACACGATCGAGGAGATGGCGGAGGCCGCCCGATCCCTCGGCTACGAGTACATCGCCATCTGCGACCACACGAAGGCGCTGCCGGTTGCCCGCGGGCTGACCGAGGAGGAGATCCGAGAGCAGATGCGGGAGATCGAGAGGCTGAACCGCCGCCTGGACGGGTTCACCGTCCTCGCCGGGGTTGAGGGCAACATCGACCGGGGCGGGAAGCTGGATATCGACACCGCGGTGCTCCGGGATCTGGACGTGGTGGTCGCGAGCGTCCACTCGGGGTTCAAGCAGTCCGAGGCGGAGATGACCGAACGGCTGCTGACCGCCATGCACAACGAGCACGTGGATATCATCGGCCACCCCACCGGCAGGCTGATCCATCAGCGGGAGCCCTACCCGATCGATCTGGCCCGCATCTTCGCGGCCGCCTCCGAACTCGGCACGCTCCTGGAGATCAACGCCTTCCCACGGCGGCTCGACCTCTCCGACGTCAACTGCCAGCGGGCCCGCGAGCAGGGGGTGCGGTTATCGATCGGCTCCGACGCCCACAACCGCAGCAACCTCCGTTACATGGAGTTCGGGGTGGCGACGGCGCGGCGCGGCTGGCTGGAGAAGAAGGACGTCGTGAACACCCTCCCGCTGCAGGACCTCCGGGCGCTGCTCGCGCGAGGACGGTAG
- a CDS encoding ATP cone domain-containing protein — translation MAMVRKRDGSQEPFMQEKIVVSAVKSGAPPEYAREIARDVERSAGEGVSTGEIRQQVLEKLRTRNPEWERNWLVYDEAVKKRGAGGQPAAVSAS, via the coding sequence ATGGCAATGGTTCGGAAGAGAGATGGAAGTCAGGAGCCCTTCATGCAGGAGAAGATCGTCGTGAGCGCCGTGAAGTCCGGGGCTCCGCCGGAGTACGCCCGTGAGATTGCGCGGGACGTCGAGCGGAGCGCAGGCGAAGGGGTGAGCACCGGCGAGATCCGCCAGCAGGTTCTCGAGAAGCTGCGGACCCGCAACCCGGAGTGGGAGCGGAACTGGCTGGTCTACGACGAGGCGGTGAAGAAGCGGGGAGCGGGAGGACAGCCCGCCGCAGTGTCTGCGAGCTGA
- the ppdK gene encoding pyruvate, phosphate dikinase, with product MYSVSVMDVQSSTNADPRSPAERAGRRWVYDFTEGDGRDRMLLGGKGANLCEMTQIGINVPPGFVITTEACRAYLEDPDRNLPAGLLGQVRAALAAVEAKTGRQFGGRDHPLLVSVRSGSALSMPGMMDTILNLGLNSGTLQGLIAESGNERFGYDAYRRFIQLFGKVALGVAEEKFDAEFEAVKREGGVREDLELTARHLREIADRFLRVVEKETGRPFPADPCEQLEIAIKAVFNSWMGKRAVDYRREFRITPEMANGTAVNVVAMVFGNMGDDSATGVAFTRDPGSGENVLFGEYLTNAQGEDVVAGVRTPKPVAALAEEMPDLYRQLLDLRDRLERHYREVQDFEFTIERGVLYCLQTRNGKMNAAALVKTSVDMVNEGLIDRRRAILRIPPELLEQLLFPRLDPEADAAPVARGLAASPGAAAGIAVFDADRAEKLGRGGERVILVREETKPEDIHGFFASEGILTSRGGKTSHAAVVARGMGKPCVAGAEGIHVDVSLRRAVVGDREFEEGDRITIDGTTGNVYIGEVPMIEAEFSPELAVLLSWADEMAGLQVMANADTPEDAARALKFGAMGIGLCRTERMFNAADRLPIVVEMIVAETREDRQAALNRLLPVQRGDFKRIFEIMAPRAVTIRLLDPPIHEFLPTEQQLVDELAQLRHLRDVLRGIKVLSDTVDFMYRTRDVHPEVRIPAEPSLVEEAIEKKESMLKKVRALHEINPMLGHRGVRLGLTFPEIYAMQIRAILEAAAECQKAGIEVHPEIMAPQVCTAQELKRVREWVEEIRADVEKANGVRLDVRFGSMLEVVRACLRADNLAEEAEFYSFGTNDLTQATFSFSREDAENKFLPMYNRMHILQDNPFEVLDVRGVGRLMELAVRWGRETRPEIKVGICGEHGGHPDSIRFCHRIGLSYVSCSAYRVPVARLAAAHAAILEGDSPVVRPGLSLPAPSGIHANGSV from the coding sequence ATGTACAGTGTTTCTGTGATGGATGTACAGAGCTCCACCAATGCTGACCCCCGATCTCCTGCGGAACGTGCGGGCAGGAGATGGGTATACGACTTTACCGAAGGCGACGGCCGGGACAGGATGCTCCTCGGCGGCAAAGGCGCGAACCTCTGCGAGATGACGCAGATCGGGATCAACGTCCCGCCCGGTTTCGTGATCACCACGGAGGCCTGCCGGGCCTACCTCGAGGATCCGGACCGCAACCTTCCCGCCGGTCTGCTCGGCCAGGTGCGCGCCGCCCTTGCCGCCGTCGAGGCAAAAACCGGGCGGCAGTTCGGCGGCAGGGATCACCCGCTCCTCGTCTCGGTCCGCTCCGGCTCCGCCCTCTCGATGCCGGGCATGATGGACACCATCCTCAACCTCGGGCTGAATTCCGGGACGCTCCAGGGGCTGATCGCCGAGAGCGGGAACGAACGGTTCGGATACGACGCCTACCGCCGCTTCATCCAGCTCTTCGGCAAAGTCGCCCTGGGTGTCGCGGAGGAGAAGTTCGATGCCGAGTTCGAGGCGGTCAAGAGAGAGGGCGGCGTGAGAGAGGATCTGGAACTCACCGCCCGGCACCTGCGCGAGATCGCCGATCGGTTCCTCCGGGTCGTCGAGAAGGAGACGGGGCGTCCGTTCCCCGCGGATCCCTGCGAGCAGCTGGAGATCGCAATCAAGGCGGTCTTCAACTCCTGGATGGGGAAGCGCGCCGTGGACTACCGCCGTGAGTTCCGGATCACCCCCGAAATGGCGAACGGGACCGCGGTGAACGTAGTCGCCATGGTATTCGGCAACATGGGCGACGACTCCGCCACGGGCGTCGCCTTCACGCGGGACCCGGGCAGCGGCGAGAACGTCCTCTTCGGCGAGTACCTGACGAACGCCCAGGGCGAGGACGTGGTCGCCGGGGTTCGCACGCCGAAGCCCGTCGCAGCGCTGGCAGAAGAGATGCCGGACCTCTACCGCCAGCTCCTCGACCTCCGCGACCGCCTGGAGAGGCATTACCGCGAGGTCCAGGACTTCGAGTTCACCATCGAGAGAGGGGTTCTCTACTGCCTGCAGACCCGCAACGGCAAGATGAACGCCGCCGCCCTCGTCAAGACATCTGTCGATATGGTCAACGAGGGTCTCATCGACCGGCGCCGGGCGATCCTGCGGATCCCGCCGGAGCTGCTCGAGCAGCTCCTCTTCCCCCGCCTGGATCCCGAGGCGGATGCAGCCCCCGTCGCACGCGGACTCGCCGCATCCCCGGGGGCCGCGGCGGGCATCGCGGTCTTCGACGCCGACCGCGCCGAGAAGCTGGGGCGGGGCGGAGAGCGGGTGATCCTGGTCCGGGAGGAGACCAAGCCGGAGGACATCCACGGATTCTTCGCCTCCGAGGGCATCCTCACGAGCCGGGGCGGCAAGACCTCCCATGCCGCCGTCGTCGCGCGCGGCATGGGCAAACCCTGCGTCGCCGGCGCCGAGGGGATCCACGTGGACGTCTCGCTGCGGAGAGCGGTCGTCGGCGACCGCGAGTTCGAGGAAGGGGACCGCATCACCATCGACGGCACCACGGGGAACGTGTACATCGGCGAAGTCCCGATGATCGAGGCGGAGTTCTCGCCGGAACTGGCCGTCCTCCTCTCCTGGGCGGACGAGATGGCGGGGCTCCAGGTGATGGCGAATGCGGATACGCCCGAGGATGCAGCGAGGGCCCTGAAGTTCGGCGCGATGGGCATCGGGCTCTGCCGCACGGAGCGGATGTTCAACGCAGCGGACCGCCTGCCGATCGTCGTGGAGATGATCGTCGCCGAGACCCGCGAGGACCGCCAGGCCGCCCTGAACCGTCTCCTCCCCGTACAGCGGGGGGACTTCAAGCGGATCTTCGAGATCATGGCGCCCCGGGCGGTCACCATCCGCCTCCTCGATCCCCCCATCCACGAGTTCCTGCCCACCGAGCAGCAGCTCGTCGACGAACTGGCCCAGCTGCGCCATCTCCGCGATGTCCTGCGCGGCATCAAGGTCCTCTCGGACACGGTGGACTTCATGTACCGCACCCGCGACGTGCACCCCGAGGTGCGGATCCCCGCAGAACCGTCGCTGGTGGAGGAGGCGATCGAGAAGAAGGAGTCCATGCTGAAGAAGGTCCGCGCCCTGCACGAGATCAACCCCATGCTGGGGCACCGCGGCGTGCGGCTCGGGCTCACGTTCCCGGAGATCTACGCCATGCAGATCCGCGCCATCCTGGAGGCCGCCGCAGAATGCCAGAAGGCGGGCATCGAGGTGCACCCCGAGATCATGGCGCCCCAGGTCTGCACGGCCCAGGAGCTGAAGCGGGTGCGTGAATGGGTCGAGGAGATCCGGGCGGACGTGGAGAAGGCGAACGGGGTGCGGCTGGACGTCAGGTTCGGCTCCATGCTCGAGGTGGTCCGCGCCTGCCTGCGGGCCGACAACCTGGCGGAGGAGGCGGAGTTCTACTCCTTCGGCACCAACGACCTGACCCAGGCGACGTTCTCGTTCTCGCGCGAGGATGCGGAGAACAAGTTCCTGCCCATGTACAACCGCATGCACATCCTGCAGGACAACCCGTTCGAGGTCCTGGACGTGCGGGGCGTGGGCCGCCTGATGGAGCTGGCGGTGCGGTGGGGACGGGAGACCCGCCCGGAGATCAAGGTGGGCATCTGCGGGGAGCACGGCGGTCATCCGGATTCCATCCGCTTCTGCCACCGCATCGGGCTCTCCTACGTCTCCTGCTCCGCCTACCGCGTGCCCGTCGCCCGCCTGGCAGCCGCCCATGCCGCCATCCTGGAAGGAGACAGCCCCGTCGTCCGTCCGGGGCTCTCCCTCCCTGCCCCCTCGGGGATCCACGCAAACGGCAGCGTCTGA
- a CDS encoding DUF6448 family protein gives MPPHCDTRDGPVVQAAKRALLARNANYILIWVPREAEGEVRRAGEGAPFTGLKPAGLDEGPVVPRAERAIETGDPREVVGFVLHAVEEDLQRRFRDVMAKKQYAVDDVEGGRAYVQASSTSSSTPATSTHR, from the coding sequence ATGCCACCGCATTGCGATACACGGGACGGGCCTGTCGTGCAGGCTGCGAAGAGAGCCCTTCTCGCGAGGAACGCAAATTACATCCTGATCTGGGTGCCCCGGGAGGCGGAGGGCGAGGTGCGGCGCGCAGGGGAGGGAGCACCGTTCACGGGGTTGAAGCCCGCCGGGCTCGACGAAGGGCCCGTGGTGCCCCGCGCCGAGCGGGCTATCGAGACAGGGGATCCCCGAGAGGTGGTCGGGTTCGTCCTCCACGCCGTCGAGGAGGATCTGCAGCGGCGGTTTCGGGACGTGATGGCGAAGAAGCAGTACGCCGTGGATGACGTGGAGGGCGGGCGGGCGTACGTGCAGGCATCTTCAACTTCATCGTCTACGCCCGCCACCTCCACGCATCGGTGA